One Cucurbita pepo subsp. pepo cultivar mu-cu-16 chromosome LG07, ASM280686v2, whole genome shotgun sequence genomic region harbors:
- the LOC111798740 gene encoding AT-hook motif nuclear-localized protein 17-like, which translates to MKGDSTATGVHPLFKHFSDPSSAVTDGSTIEVVRRPRGRPPGSKNKPKPPLVITRENDSAMRPYVLEVPGGNDVVEAISRFCCRKNMGLCVLNGSGTVANVSLRQPSATSGAAVTFHGRFEILSISATVFPQTTTFPLPNGFTISLAGPQGQIVGGLVAGALISAGTVFVVASSFNNPFYHRLPDQNEIQNLGSGGSGEAHSPHVSGGGDSSGHGHGQPLLESCGVAMFSCHAPSDVIWAPTARQPPPPPPY; encoded by the coding sequence atgaaaggcGATTCCACCGCTACCGGTGTACATCCGCTGTTTAAGCACTTTTCCGACCCCAGCTCCGCCGTCACCGACGGCTCCACCATCGAGGTGGTGCGGCGGCCGAGGGGTCGACCGCCGGGGTCCAAAAATAAACCGAAACCGCCTCTTGTCATAACCCGGGAAAACGACTCGGCTATGCGGCCGTATGTTCTAGAAGTGCCTGGAGGAAACGACGTCGTTGAAGCAATTTCGCGATTTTGTTGTCGGAAGAATATGGGTCTTTGTGTTCTTAACGGTTCTGGGACGGTTGCGAATGTTTCTCTCCGGCAACCCTCTGCAACTTCCGGCGCCGCCGTCACGTTTCACGGCCGGTTTGAAATACTTTCCATTTCGGCTACTGTGTTTCCTCAAACGACGACGTTTCCTCTTCCCAATGGCTTCACCATCTCCCTTGCTGGACCTCAGGGACAAATCGTCGGCGGGTTGGTCGCCGGCGCCTTGATTTCCGCTGGTACGGTTTTTGTCGTTGCCTCGTCGTTCAATAACCCCTTCTACCACCGGCTACCGGATCAGAATGAGATTCAGAATTTGGGATCCGGCGGCAGCGGCGAGGCTCATTCCCCACATGTCTCCGGCGGCGGAGATAGTAGCGGGCACGGCCACGGGCAACCACTTCTGGAATCGTGTGGAGTGGCTATGTTTAGTTGCCACGCACCGTCCGATGTAATATGGGCGCCGACGGCGAGAcaaccgccgccgccgccgccataCTGA
- the LOC111798739 gene encoding beta carbonic anhydrase 5, chloroplastic-like isoform X3 has protein sequence MGRLIRPRACWNWLFSEMAAIRPTLIHKNPFLASSFSVGTNSLSMKEEIDENHLEVPSNRNHELEVSRNSLGLAQERSSRMGVKNVAQVKDADKVFDEMKMRFLSFKKHKYLKNLEHFQALAELQAPKFMVISCVDSRVCPSNILGFQPGEAFTVRNVANIVPSWENGPTETNAALEFAVNTLKVENILVIGHSSCAGIQSLMSMEDDATDSSLFCYGSFVHKWMVNAKVAKLRAKAAAAHLNFDQQCKHCEKESINLSLKNLMTYPWIEERLKQESLAVHGGYYDFLSCTFEKWTLDYKNTCKAAGDDDHGFQIKNQSVWC, from the exons ATGGGTCGTTTAATTC GTCCAAGAGCTTGCTGGAATTGGTTATTTTCGGAAATGGCTGCAATTAGACCGACCTTAATCCACAAGAATCCTTTCCTTGCTTCATCATTTTCAGTCGGGACAAACTCTCTTTCT atgaaggaagaaatcgaCGAAAACCATCTGGAAGTGCCATCTAATCGCAATCACGA GCTGGAGGTCTCAAGAAACTCATTAGGGCTTGCCCAAGAACGATCATCAAGGATGGGAGTGAAAAATGTGGCTCAAGTAAAAGATGCAGAtaaggtgtttgatgaaatgaaaatgagatttCTGAGTTTTAAGAAGCACAAGTACTT GAAAAATTTAGAGCATTTTCAAGCTCTGGCAGAGCTACAAGCCCCTAAG TTCATGGTGATTTCTTGTGTCGATTCTAGAGTATGCCCATCTAACATTCTTGGATTTCAACCCGGAGAAGCTTTCACTGTTCGCAACGTAGCGAACATCGTTCCGTCATGGgag AATGGACCAACTGAAACCAATGCAGCCCTTGAATTTGCAGTAAATACACTTAAA GTTGAGAACATTTTAGTCATAGGCCACAGTAGCTGTGCTGGAATTCAGAGCCTTATGAGCATGGAAGATGATGCTACCGACTCGAG CTTATTCTGCTATGGTAGCTTTGTTCATAAATGGATGGTGAATGCAAAAGTTGCTAAATTAAGAGCAAAAGCTGCTGCTGCACATCTTAATTTTGACCAGCAATGTAAACATTGTGAGAAG GAATCGATCAACCTTTCATTGAAGAACTTAATGACGTATCCATGGATCGAAGAGCGGTTAAAACAGGAATCGCTTGCTGTTCATGGAGGATACTATGATTTCTTGAGTTGTACATTTGAGAAGTGGACTCTTGATTACAAGAACACCTGCAAAGCTGCTGGTGATGATGATCATGGATTTCAGATCAAAAATCAATCAGTATGGTGTTGA
- the LOC111798739 gene encoding beta carbonic anhydrase 5, chloroplastic-like isoform X1, with protein sequence MISMSSPTKWGSMWISLKRDVHLYNFACINGTEIQLFNFFVKLSLLIGPRACWNWLFSEMAAIRPTLIHKNPFLASSFSVGTNSLSMKEEIDENHLEVPSNRNHELEVSRNSLGLAQERSSRMGVKNVAQVKDADKVFDEMKMRFLSFKKHKYLKNLEHFQALAELQAPKFMVISCVDSRVCPSNILGFQPGEAFTVRNVANIVPSWENGPTETNAALEFAVNTLKVENILVIGHSSCAGIQSLMSMEDDATDSSLFCYGSFVHKWMVNAKVAKLRAKAAAAHLNFDQQCKHCEKESINLSLKNLMTYPWIEERLKQESLAVHGGYYDFLSCTFEKWTLDYKNTCKAAGDDDHGFQIKNQSVWC encoded by the exons ATGATCTCTATGTCATCTCCAACGAAGTGGGGATCGATGTGGATAAGCTTGAAACGAGACGTTCATCTTTACAATTTCGCGTGTATAAATGGAACAGAAATTCAGCT ATTCAATTTCTTTGTGAAATTATCGTTGCTGATAGGTCCAAGAGCTTGCTGGAATTGGTTATTTTCGGAAATGGCTGCAATTAGACCGACCTTAATCCACAAGAATCCTTTCCTTGCTTCATCATTTTCAGTCGGGACAAACTCTCTTTCT atgaaggaagaaatcgaCGAAAACCATCTGGAAGTGCCATCTAATCGCAATCACGA GCTGGAGGTCTCAAGAAACTCATTAGGGCTTGCCCAAGAACGATCATCAAGGATGGGAGTGAAAAATGTGGCTCAAGTAAAAGATGCAGAtaaggtgtttgatgaaatgaaaatgagatttCTGAGTTTTAAGAAGCACAAGTACTT GAAAAATTTAGAGCATTTTCAAGCTCTGGCAGAGCTACAAGCCCCTAAG TTCATGGTGATTTCTTGTGTCGATTCTAGAGTATGCCCATCTAACATTCTTGGATTTCAACCCGGAGAAGCTTTCACTGTTCGCAACGTAGCGAACATCGTTCCGTCATGGgag AATGGACCAACTGAAACCAATGCAGCCCTTGAATTTGCAGTAAATACACTTAAA GTTGAGAACATTTTAGTCATAGGCCACAGTAGCTGTGCTGGAATTCAGAGCCTTATGAGCATGGAAGATGATGCTACCGACTCGAG CTTATTCTGCTATGGTAGCTTTGTTCATAAATGGATGGTGAATGCAAAAGTTGCTAAATTAAGAGCAAAAGCTGCTGCTGCACATCTTAATTTTGACCAGCAATGTAAACATTGTGAGAAG GAATCGATCAACCTTTCATTGAAGAACTTAATGACGTATCCATGGATCGAAGAGCGGTTAAAACAGGAATCGCTTGCTGTTCATGGAGGATACTATGATTTCTTGAGTTGTACATTTGAGAAGTGGACTCTTGATTACAAGAACACCTGCAAAGCTGCTGGTGATGATGATCATGGATTTCAGATCAAAAATCAATCAGTATGGTGTTGA
- the LOC111798739 gene encoding beta carbonic anhydrase 5, chloroplastic-like isoform X2: MISMSSPTKWGSMWISLKRDVHLYNFACINGTEIQLFNFFVKLSLLIGPRACWNWLFSEMAAIRPTLIHKNPFLASSFSVGTNSLSMKEEIDENHLEVPSNRNHELEVSRNSLGLAQERSSRMGVKNVAQVKDADKVFDEMKMRFLSFKKHKYLKNLEHFQALAELQAPKFMVISCVDSRVCPSNILGFQPGEAFTVRNVANIVPSWENGPTETNAALEFAVNTLKVENILVIGHSSCAGIQSLMSMEDDATDSSFVHKWMVNAKVAKLRAKAAAAHLNFDQQCKHCEKESINLSLKNLMTYPWIEERLKQESLAVHGGYYDFLSCTFEKWTLDYKNTCKAAGDDDHGFQIKNQSVWC, encoded by the exons ATGATCTCTATGTCATCTCCAACGAAGTGGGGATCGATGTGGATAAGCTTGAAACGAGACGTTCATCTTTACAATTTCGCGTGTATAAATGGAACAGAAATTCAGCT ATTCAATTTCTTTGTGAAATTATCGTTGCTGATAGGTCCAAGAGCTTGCTGGAATTGGTTATTTTCGGAAATGGCTGCAATTAGACCGACCTTAATCCACAAGAATCCTTTCCTTGCTTCATCATTTTCAGTCGGGACAAACTCTCTTTCT atgaaggaagaaatcgaCGAAAACCATCTGGAAGTGCCATCTAATCGCAATCACGA GCTGGAGGTCTCAAGAAACTCATTAGGGCTTGCCCAAGAACGATCATCAAGGATGGGAGTGAAAAATGTGGCTCAAGTAAAAGATGCAGAtaaggtgtttgatgaaatgaaaatgagatttCTGAGTTTTAAGAAGCACAAGTACTT GAAAAATTTAGAGCATTTTCAAGCTCTGGCAGAGCTACAAGCCCCTAAG TTCATGGTGATTTCTTGTGTCGATTCTAGAGTATGCCCATCTAACATTCTTGGATTTCAACCCGGAGAAGCTTTCACTGTTCGCAACGTAGCGAACATCGTTCCGTCATGGgag AATGGACCAACTGAAACCAATGCAGCCCTTGAATTTGCAGTAAATACACTTAAA GTTGAGAACATTTTAGTCATAGGCCACAGTAGCTGTGCTGGAATTCAGAGCCTTATGAGCATGGAAGATGATGCTACCGACTCGAG CTTTGTTCATAAATGGATGGTGAATGCAAAAGTTGCTAAATTAAGAGCAAAAGCTGCTGCTGCACATCTTAATTTTGACCAGCAATGTAAACATTGTGAGAAG GAATCGATCAACCTTTCATTGAAGAACTTAATGACGTATCCATGGATCGAAGAGCGGTTAAAACAGGAATCGCTTGCTGTTCATGGAGGATACTATGATTTCTTGAGTTGTACATTTGAGAAGTGGACTCTTGATTACAAGAACACCTGCAAAGCTGCTGGTGATGATGATCATGGATTTCAGATCAAAAATCAATCAGTATGGTGTTGA